A genome region from Camelina sativa cultivar DH55 chromosome 10, Cs, whole genome shotgun sequence includes the following:
- the LOC104718217 gene encoding ADP-ribosylation factor GTPase-activating protein AGD12 isoform X2, producing MSYSGAGLGKPGSGKRRIRDLLTQSDNRVCADCGAPDPKWASANIGVFICLKCCGVHRSLGTHISKVLSVTLDEWSDEEVDSMIEIGGNASANSIYEAFIPEGSSKPGPDASHDQRMRFIRSKYEHQEFLKPSLRITSGKASSTKSSAYLSSSLSKKIVDSFRTNSSSQQPQLEGMVEFIGLLKVTIKKGTNLAIRDMMSSDPYVVLTLGQQAQSTVVKSNLNPVWNEELMLSVPHNYGSVKLQVFDYDTFSADDIMGEAEIDIQPLITSAMAFGDPEMFGDMQIGKWLKSHDNALIEDSIINIADGKVKQEVQIKLQNVESGDLELELEWLPLDQ from the exons ATGAGTTATTCTGGAGCCGGACTCGGAAAGCCTGGCTCAG GTAAAAGGAGAATAAGGGATCTTTTAACTCAATCTGATAACCGAGTATGCGCTGATTGTGGCGCTCCAGATCCTAAGTGGGC GTCAGCTAATATCGGAGTGTTTATATGCTTAAAATGTTGTGGTGTGCACAGAAGCCTTGGCACTCATATCTCAAAG GTCTTATCCGTGACATTGGATGAATGGTCAGATGAAGAAGTCGATTCTATGATTGAAATTGGAGGAAATGCCTCTGCAAACTCAATTTACGAGGCGTTTATACCTGAAGGAAGCTCTAAACCTGGACCTGATGCTAGTCATGACCAACGTATGAGGTTCATTAG GTCGAAATATGAGCACCAAGAGTTTCTAAAACCAAGCTTGCGGATCACATCCGGGAAGGCCTCTAGTACAAAGAGTTCAGCATATCTTTCATCAAGTCTATCTAAAAAGATTGTTGATAGCTTTCGCACAAATTCATCATCGCAACAGCCG CAACTTGAAGGCATGGTTGAGTTTATTGGATTGTTGAAGGTGACTATTAAAAAGGGTACTAATTTAGCCATCCGAGATATGATGTCAAGTGATCCCTATGTTGTCTTGACTCTAGGACAACAG GCTCAATCTACTGTAGTGAAGAGCAACTTAAACCCGGTCTGGAATGAGGAACTCATGCTCTCTGTTCCTCATAACTATGGCTCAGTGAAATTG CAAGTGTTTGATTATGACACATTTTCTGCTGATGACATAATGGGAGAAGCTGAGATTGATATCCAACCTCTGATTACTTCTGCAATGGCTTTTGGAGACCCTGAGATGTTTGGAGATATGCAGATTGGGAAATGGCTGAAATCGCACGACAATGCTCTTATAGAAGATAGCATCATTAACATTGCAGATGGGAAAGTGAAACAGGAGGTTCAAATCAAGCTTCAGAATGTTGAATCTGGTGACTTAGAACTAGAACTGGAATGGCTGCCTCTTGACCAATAA
- the LOC104718217 gene encoding ADP-ribosylation factor GTPase-activating protein AGD12 isoform X1, whose amino-acid sequence MSYSGAGLGKPGSGKRRIRDLLTQSDNRVCADCGAPDPKWASANIGVFICLKCCGVHRSLGTHISKVLSVTLDEWSDEEVDSMIEIGGNASANSIYEAFIPEGSSKPGPDASHDQRMRFIRSKYEHQEFLKPSLRITSGKASSTKSSAYLSSSLSKKIVDSFRTNSSSQQPQLEGMVEFIGLLKVTIKKGTNLAIRDMMSSDPYVVLTLGQQKAQSTVVKSNLNPVWNEELMLSVPHNYGSVKLQVFDYDTFSADDIMGEAEIDIQPLITSAMAFGDPEMFGDMQIGKWLKSHDNALIEDSIINIADGKVKQEVQIKLQNVESGDLELELEWLPLDQ is encoded by the exons ATGAGTTATTCTGGAGCCGGACTCGGAAAGCCTGGCTCAG GTAAAAGGAGAATAAGGGATCTTTTAACTCAATCTGATAACCGAGTATGCGCTGATTGTGGCGCTCCAGATCCTAAGTGGGC GTCAGCTAATATCGGAGTGTTTATATGCTTAAAATGTTGTGGTGTGCACAGAAGCCTTGGCACTCATATCTCAAAG GTCTTATCCGTGACATTGGATGAATGGTCAGATGAAGAAGTCGATTCTATGATTGAAATTGGAGGAAATGCCTCTGCAAACTCAATTTACGAGGCGTTTATACCTGAAGGAAGCTCTAAACCTGGACCTGATGCTAGTCATGACCAACGTATGAGGTTCATTAG GTCGAAATATGAGCACCAAGAGTTTCTAAAACCAAGCTTGCGGATCACATCCGGGAAGGCCTCTAGTACAAAGAGTTCAGCATATCTTTCATCAAGTCTATCTAAAAAGATTGTTGATAGCTTTCGCACAAATTCATCATCGCAACAGCCG CAACTTGAAGGCATGGTTGAGTTTATTGGATTGTTGAAGGTGACTATTAAAAAGGGTACTAATTTAGCCATCCGAGATATGATGTCAAGTGATCCCTATGTTGTCTTGACTCTAGGACAACAG AAGGCTCAATCTACTGTAGTGAAGAGCAACTTAAACCCGGTCTGGAATGAGGAACTCATGCTCTCTGTTCCTCATAACTATGGCTCAGTGAAATTG CAAGTGTTTGATTATGACACATTTTCTGCTGATGACATAATGGGAGAAGCTGAGATTGATATCCAACCTCTGATTACTTCTGCAATGGCTTTTGGAGACCCTGAGATGTTTGGAGATATGCAGATTGGGAAATGGCTGAAATCGCACGACAATGCTCTTATAGAAGATAGCATCATTAACATTGCAGATGGGAAAGTGAAACAGGAGGTTCAAATCAAGCTTCAGAATGTTGAATCTGGTGACTTAGAACTAGAACTGGAATGGCTGCCTCTTGACCAATAA